A window of the Conexivisphaerales archaeon genome harbors these coding sequences:
- a CDS encoding alkaline phosphatase family protein, whose product VSEHTLFIVTADHGHISNSPKNINYLNQFSELLSSLAKSSAGKIIPPWGAPRDVYVDVMKEHVESILDFLSQKLSSTARVVRSEEAFRAGLFGSGRVGKHFIERVGKLMILPKDNNLVWYRFDGVDYPPLEGHHGGLHNDEMTVPLSIAKARSLQV is encoded by the coding sequence AGGTATCAGAGCATACACTTTTCATTGTAACAGCCGATCATGGGCATATTTCTAATTCACCGAAGAATATCAATTATCTGAACCAATTTTCCGAGCTCCTGAGCAGCCTTGCAAAAAGTTCTGCTGGAAAAATCATCCCACCATGGGGGGCTCCCCGTGATGTTTATGTCGATGTCATGAAAGAGCATGTAGAAAGTATACTCGATTTCCTGTCCCAGAAACTGTCTAGCACAGCCAGAGTAGTCAGGAGTGAAGAAGCATTTAGGGCAGGACTGTTTGGATCAGGCCGAGTTGGCAAGCATTTCATTGAAAGGGTTGGAAAGCTCATGATACTGCCAAAAGATAACAACCTCGTCTGGTACAGATTCGACGGAGTTGACTATCCGCCGCTCGAAGGCCATCATGGAGGGCTGCATAATGACGAAATGACTGTTCCGTTAAGTATAGCAAAGGCACGCTCCTTACAGGTATAG
- a CDS encoding energy-coupling factor transporter transmembrane component T gives MLTAEALGWLIFIVGAAVPVYIIFGLVKLSGFREITRFERHKSFYYRLSAGSKLVALVSIALSAPLENWWLGLLVPSVVMMSYLTLRNGIRKFLIGVSLTIAFIWATSWGGISDLLPYLIQGRTLRGLSSSTIIYQFATRSFLLNYRVAGVFLMALILIMTSTPTEVLHVLRKARIPNGVSFSLIVGIKTVPIIFDSLNSIIKVQFMRGWGSVGRRSLYPIYAVVAAILAIIPTMIFLLRGARNIAISTGTRAFGAYRNRTYLNPLSFHVADYLVIGVALCLLALIIVSSLFIL, from the coding sequence ATGCTAACCGCCGAAGCCTTGGGTTGGCTTATTTTCATAGTTGGAGCAGCCGTCCCTGTGTACATAATCTTTGGTCTGGTGAAACTTTCGGGCTTCAGGGAGATAACTCGTTTTGAGCGTCACAAATCTTTCTACTACAGGCTAAGTGCCGGAAGCAAGCTTGTAGCTCTGGTTTCCATAGCCCTGTCTGCGCCACTGGAGAACTGGTGGCTAGGTCTCCTTGTTCCATCAGTCGTAATGATGTCGTATCTCACACTGAGAAATGGAATCAGGAAATTTCTGATCGGAGTTTCACTCACTATAGCCTTCATCTGGGCTACATCGTGGGGAGGTATTTCAGACCTCCTCCCTTATCTTATCCAAGGAAGGACTTTGAGAGGGCTGAGCTCCTCGACTATTATATACCAGTTTGCCACAAGGAGTTTTCTCTTGAACTACAGAGTAGCTGGGGTGTTCCTGATGGCACTAATTCTCATAATGACTAGCACCCCCACAGAGGTGCTTCACGTTCTGAGAAAGGCAAGAATACCCAACGGTGTGAGCTTTTCACTTATAGTCGGAATAAAAACCGTCCCCATCATCTTCGACAGCCTCAACTCAATCATTAAAGTACAGTTCATGCGGGGTTGGGGGTCAGTGGGAAGGCGTTCCTTATACCCTATTTACGCTGTGGTTGCAGCCATCCTAGCCATCATCCCCACCATGATCTTCTTACTCAGAGGGGCGAGAAACATTGCCATCTCAACTGGTACAAGAGCATTTGGTGCCTACAGGAACAGAACCTATCTGAATCCTCTATCATTTCATGTGGCCGACTATCTGGTCATAGGTGTGGCACTCTGCCTTCTCGCTTTGATAATAGTCTCATCTTTGTTCATATTGTAA